A region of the Salifodinibacter halophilus genome:
CGTCCAGACCGACCGCAAGCAGCAACTCGGCGGCGCGCGCGCGGCGCGCGGCCGCGTCGCCCTGGCCGTGGATGCGCAAGGGCTCGGCGACGATCTCGGCCACGCGCATGCGCGGATCGAGCGAGGCATAAGGATCCTGGAACACCACGCCGGTGCGTGCACGCAGCCGCCGCAGCGCGGCCGGATCCAGCGCGGCGAGGTCGACGCCGTCGAACACCACCCGCCC
Encoded here:
- a CDS encoding ATP-binding cassette domain-containing protein, with amino-acid sequence RGEGLRMRYPRAPRAALDGVDIELRRGEGLALVGESGSGKSTLGRAMLRLLRGAQGRVVFDGVDLAALDPAALRRLRARTGVVFQDPYASLDPRMRVAEIVAEPLRIHGQGDAAARRARAAELLLAVGLD